Proteins from a single region of Cydia amplana chromosome 17, ilCydAmpl1.1, whole genome shotgun sequence:
- the LOC134655923 gene encoding uncharacterized protein LOC134655923 produces the protein MIVDNVVVGDTAMKVPGHLSYAQYVVDKLREHSKAGDGVALVNGDTGEEVTFQQILNDVVRIATGLKKFGVKRGDVVGLCSESRIEYISTAIAVMCCGATVTAVNLQYQPEEMSHVLNIAKPNIVIGSSSALKINLDTFKNLPFVKTMVQFDGTPLQPGIVLLSSLMSGDVSVEEYSPEDVQGCSDVLIILYSSGTTGLPKGVMLTHFNILYSAIHYSNVDEDAYSRTLTVVPWYHGYGLLSTINYMAVKKKLVFFSGFNAEKYLGAIQKYKIQVLLTVPPIVLLLAKSPVVEKYDLSSVNLVWCAAAPLSKEIIQGALKRLPNCTGIFQAYGMTETSLAATRDDEMDAATQRVGSGGRPIPGVRTKVVDIETRQKLGPSQQGEICIKGPIVMKGYAGNEAATREVMDEEGYLKTGDIGYYDEHGFLFIVDRLKEIIKYKGFQVSPAEIERVLLQHPGVAECGVVGAPDMSAGELPFAFVVGRPGANVTEAELLEFTASRLSPAKRLHGVVFVNEIPKNPSGKILRRVLKQKLKEMRASKL, from the exons ATGATAGTAGACAATGTGGTGGTTGGCGACACTGCAATGAAGGTGCCAGGACACCTCTCCTACGCGCAGTACGTGGTAGACAAGCTTAGAGAGCACTCCAAGGCTGGGGATGGCGTTGCTTtg GTAAACGGAGATACTGGCGAAGAGGTAACGTTTCAACAAATTTTGAATGATGTGGTGAGAATCGCCACAGGGCTTAAGAAGTTTGGAGTGAAGCGTGGCGACGTGGTCGGTCTGTGCAGCGAGAGCAGGATAGAATACATCTCAACTGCCATTGCCGTCATGTGCTGCGGGGCCACTGTTACAGCTGTAAACTTGCAGTACCAACCTG AGGAAATGTCGCACGTGCTGAACATTGCGAAGCCAAATATCGTTATCGGATCGTCATCAGCTCTAAAAATTAATCTCGATACTTTCAAAAACCTACCATTTGTAAAGACGATGGTGCAATTTGACGGTACACCTCTACAGCCCGGTATTGTCCTGTTGAGCAGTTTAATGAGCGGTGACGTGAGTGTGGAAGAGTATTCCCCGGAAGATGTCCAGGGATGCTCAGACGTGTTGATTATCTTGTACTCGTCGGGCACGACGGGCTTGCCGAAAGGAGTCATGCTCACACACTTCAACATACTGTACAGCGCAATACATTACAG TAACGTCGATGAAGATGCTTACAGTCGAACGCTGACAGTGGTTCCGTGGTATCACGGCTACGGACTCTTATCTACTATCAATTACATGGCCGTTAAAAAGAAGCTGGTTTTCTTTTCTGGTTTCAACGCTGAAAAGTATTTAGGAGCTATTCAAAAGTACAAG ATACAAGTTTTACTAACAGTGCCGCCAATTGTTCTCTTGCTGGCGAAGTCCCCAGTTGTGGAGAAGTATGACCTGTCATCAGTGAACCTGGTGTGGTGCGCTGCTGCCCCTCTTAGCAAGGAGATTATTCAGGGAGCTCTGAAACG ATTACCGAATTGCACCGGAATATTTCAAGCGTACGGCATGACGGAAACGTCTTTAGCGGCGACGCGGGATGACGAGATGGACGCGGCCACTCAGCGGGTCGGCAGCGGCGGCCGCCCGATTCCGGGCGTCAGGACCAAG GTGGTGGACATAGAAACCCGTCAAAAGCTTGGCCCCAGCCAGCAAGGCGAAATATGCATAAAAGGGCCCATCGTGATGAAAGGATACGCGGGCAACGAAGCCGCCACGCGCGAAGTCATGGACGAGGAGGGGTATCTGAAGACAGGAGATATCGGCTATTACGACGAACATGGCTTCTTGTTCATAGTCGACAGATTGAAGGAGATTATCAAATACAAAGGGTTCCAG GTGTCCCCAGCCGAGATAGAGCGCGTGTTACTCCAACACCCCGGCGTAGCGGAGTGCGGCGTGGTGGGGGCGCCGGACATGTCCGCCGGCGAGCTGCCCTTCGCTTTCGTAGTCGGCAGGCCTGGGGCCAATGTCACGGAAGCTGAGCTGTTGGAGTTCACAGCTAGCCGG CTGTCTCCAGCCAAACGACTTCACGGGGTTGTATTCGTGAACGAGATCCCAAAAAACCCATCCGGGAAAATACTTCGCCGCGTTTTAAAGCAGAAGCTGAAAGAGATGCGCGCCAGCAAACTGTAG